One Alligator mississippiensis isolate rAllMis1 chromosome 1, rAllMis1, whole genome shotgun sequence genomic window carries:
- the LOC132248641 gene encoding uncharacterized protein LOC132248641: MSEPFSLFVHDRGGVAVGVLTQKLGSWQRPVAYFSKKLDFVSCGWPACLRAVAATCLLIQEAEKLTLGHEMIVYIPHAVLTVLEQKGGNWLTPGRMARYQAILLDKPEIKLAISCNVNPATLLPSMGDTPDLVHDCLQTLETVYSSRPNLRDRPLEKADLEFYTDGSSSIENGIRKSGYAIVTTQNVIEAGPLNPSVSAQKAELIAMTRALQLAANKTVNIYTDSKYVFLVLHAHGAL, encoded by the coding sequence atgagtgagcctttttccctttttgtgcatgaccgaggtggggtagccgtgggagtcttaacacagaaattgggtagctggcaacgaccagtggcatatttttcaaaaaaattagactttgtgtcatgtggatggcctgcttgtctccgggctgttgctgctacctgtctgctaatacaagaagctgaaaaattaaccctaggccatgaaatgattgtatatattcctcatgcagtacttacagtcttggaacagaaaggagggaactggttaactccaggacgaatggctcgatatcaggccatcctcctagataagcctgaaataaaattagccatttcttgcaatgtaaatccagcaacactgttgccatctatgggtgacacaccagatcttgtgcatgactgtttgcaaacattggaaactgtttattcttcaagaccaaatttgagagacagacctcttgaaaaagctgacctggagttctacactgatggcagctcgagtatagagaatggaattcgaaaatctggatacgctatcgtgactacacagaatgtgatagaagcaggacctttaaacccatctgtttcagctcaaaaggctgaactcattgctatgactcgggctttgcaattggcagccaacaaaactgtcaatatttatactgactctaaatatgttttccttgttttacatgctcacggagcgctatag